A single genomic interval of Spinacia oleracea cultivar Varoflay chromosome 6, BTI_SOV_V1, whole genome shotgun sequence harbors:
- the LOC110795662 gene encoding uncharacterized protein has product MGKAEKWPPKSSKPDSKKDPLKWCDFHADIGHTTNECVALRREVSYLLRNRYLKDIMSDKARDVVNKDNSNSPSRPPPPPPHTKIVNFIVGGSDICGLTYSAAKRHARENEIDIPTGAIAAKHLTPISFDEFNAGDILDKHHYGLVISIPVGNYMIRQVLVDNGSSTNV; this is encoded by the coding sequence atggggaaagcagaAAAATGGCCACCCAAGTCCAGCAAACCCGACTCAAAGAAGGACCCTTTGAAGtggtgtgatttccatgccgacatcggCCACACCACCAATGAATGCGTGGCGCTGAGGAGAGAAGTTTCCTACCTACTAAGGAATAGATATCTCAAAGACATCATGTCTGACAAAGCTCGAGATGTCGTTAACAAAGACAATTCCAATTCTCCttctcgacctcctccacctccccctcaCACTAAAATTGTAAACTTTATTGttggaggttctgacatttgtggtttgaCTTATTCTGCAGCAAAAAGGCATGCTCGAGAGAACGAGATCGACATACCAACTGGGGCTATAGCCGCGAAACACCTGACCCCTAtatcctttgacgaatttaATGCAGGTGACATTCTTGACAAACATCATTACGGTCTGGTAATATCTATTCCCGTAGGGAATTATATGATCAGACAGGTCCTTGTCGACAACGGTAGCTCCACCAACGTATGA